The following are from one region of the Mustela lutreola isolate mMusLut2 chromosome 9, mMusLut2.pri, whole genome shotgun sequence genome:
- the OSR1 gene encoding protein odd-skipped-related 1 translates to MGSKTLPAPVPIHPSLQLTNYSFLQAVNGLPTVPSDHLPNLYGFSALHAVHLHQWALGYPAVHLPRSSFSKVPGAVSSLVDTRFQLPAFPWFPHVIQPKPEITVGGSGPSVLKTKPRFDFANLALAATQEDPSKLGRGEGPGSPAGGLGALLDVTKLSPEKKPTRGRLPSKTKKEFVCKFCGRHFTKSYNLLIHERTHTDERPYTCDICHKAFRRQDHLRDHRYIHSKEKPFKCQECGKGFCQSRTLAVHKTLHSQVKELKTSKIKC, encoded by the exons ATGGGCAGCAAAACCTTGCCAGCTCCAGTGCCCATTCACCCGTCTCTGCAGCTCACCAACTACTCCTTCCTTCAGGCAGTGAACGGCCTGCCCACCGTGCCCTCGGACCACCTGCCCAACCTGTACGGCTTCAGTGCATTACACGCCGTGCACCTGCACCAGTGGGCGCTGGGCTACCCTGCCGTGCACTTGCCTCGCTCCTCTTTCTCCAAAGTGCCTGGCGCTGTGTCCAGCCTGGTGGACACACGCTTCCAGTTGCCTGCCTTTCCCTGGTTTCCTCATGTCATCCAGCCGAAGCCCGAGATCACCGTGGGAGGCAGCGGCCCCTCCGTGCTCAAGACCAAGCCACGCTTTGATTTTGCCAACCTGGCTTTGGCTGCCACGCAAGAAGATCCATCCAAGCTTGGCCGGGGGGAGGGCCCCGGGTCCCCCGCTGGTGGGTTGGGTGCCCTCCTGGATGTAACCAAGCTGTCCCCAGAAAAGAAGCCCACAAGGGGACGCCTGCCTTCCAAGACCAAGAAGGAGTTCGTCTGCAAGTTCTGTGGCCGCCACTTCACGAAGTCCTACAACCTCCTTATCCACGAGCGGACGCACACGGATGAGCGACCCTACACCTGTGACATCTGCCACAAAGCCTTCCGGAGACAAGACCACCTACGGGACCACAG ATATATTCACTCCAAAGAGAAGCCTTTCAAGTGTCAAGAGTGTGGGAAAGGCTTCTGCCAGTCCAGGACTCTCGCTGTCCACAAGACGCTACACTCACAGGTGAAGGAGCTCAAAACCTCCAAGATCAAATGCTAA